The Vescimonas coprocola genome includes a window with the following:
- a CDS encoding carbohydrate kinase family protein, whose protein sequence is MGIVVLGAVFVDVKGYPLSTYIPGGRNVGRVEQVPGGVSRNVVEDIANVELRPTFVSLVDDTGMGEDVVRQLRNHKVNTDYILRTPDGMGAWLAVFDNHGDVCASISKRPDLRPLAALLDEKGDEIFRDADSIALEIDMDKELVKRVFAYARKYGKAVYAVVSNMSIAVERRDFLQQTSCFVCNLQEAGILFSDDYSEKTPAEMEELLRLKVRSARIPRMIVTMGEQGAVYAEMDGESGICPATRVEVQDTTGAGDAFFAGATIGLTYGKTLGQSCAIGSRLAASVICTSSNVCPRFLPEEFGLDVTVTE, encoded by the coding sequence ATGGGCATTGTGGTTCTGGGCGCCGTATTTGTGGATGTGAAAGGGTATCCCCTGAGCACCTATATCCCCGGCGGGCGCAACGTGGGACGGGTGGAGCAGGTTCCCGGCGGCGTATCCCGCAACGTGGTGGAGGACATCGCCAATGTGGAGCTGCGGCCCACCTTCGTCAGTCTGGTGGACGACACCGGCATGGGGGAGGATGTGGTGCGGCAGCTACGGAACCACAAGGTGAACACCGACTACATCCTCCGGACCCCGGACGGCATGGGGGCGTGGCTGGCGGTATTCGACAACCACGGAGACGTGTGCGCCTCCATCTCCAAGCGGCCGGATCTGCGGCCGCTGGCGGCACTGCTGGACGAGAAGGGTGACGAGATCTTCCGGGACGCCGACAGCATCGCTTTGGAGATCGACATGGATAAGGAACTGGTCAAGCGGGTGTTCGCCTACGCCCGGAAGTACGGCAAGGCGGTATACGCCGTGGTGTCCAACATGAGCATCGCCGTGGAGCGGCGGGACTTTTTGCAGCAGACCAGCTGCTTCGTGTGCAATTTGCAGGAGGCGGGCATCCTGTTCTCCGACGATTACAGTGAAAAGACCCCGGCGGAGATGGAGGAGCTCCTGCGGCTGAAGGTCCGCAGCGCCCGTATCCCCCGGATGATCGTCACCATGGGCGAGCAGGGAGCCGTGTACGCCGAGATGGACGGCGAGAGCGGCATCTGCCCCGCCACCCGGGTGGAGGTGCAGGACACCACCGGGGCCGGGGACGCCTTTTTCGCCGGGGCCACCATCGGACTTACCTACGGCAAGACGCTGGGGCAGTCCTGCGCCATCGGCAGCCGGTTGGCAGCCTCCGTCATCTGCACCAGCAGCAACGTCTGCCCCCGGTTCCTGCCGGAGGAGTTCGGGCTGGACGTCACTGTGACGGAGTGA
- the lpdA gene encoding dihydrolipoyl dehydrogenase, whose product MFDLLVIGAGPGGYTAAARAAKLGLSTAIVEERSWGGTCLNRGCVPTKTLLHASEVYRSAADGAAIGIHAEGLRADIPEIFAYKERISRQLCGGVESLLKGAGVTLLRGRAVITAPGSVRVTGEDGGDYEARRILIATGSVPVRPPIPGLELAMTSDELLEGTDHLYRSIVIIGGGVIGVEFATFYSDLGCSVTLLEGMDRLLPNMDRELGQNLALILKKQGVQVCTRSMVDRLEQTPEGIAVHYTAKETPGCAVGEAVLCAIGRRAFRDGLFAQGLTPETNGHGLWVDEHYQTSIPGVYAIGDVSSPVQLAHVAAAQGAACVEHMAGLSAGVCMDAVPSCIYCRPEIAAVGLTEAEAKERGIPVKTGKCVMGGNARTVIADPGRCFMKVTAHAETGAILGAQLMCPNASDIIGQLGQAIANGMTPGQLLAAMRPHPTYEEALSEALESLAGKL is encoded by the coding sequence ATGTTTGATCTGCTGGTCATCGGGGCGGGCCCCGGTGGCTATACCGCCGCCGCACGGGCGGCCAAGCTGGGACTTTCCACCGCCATCGTGGAGGAGCGCAGCTGGGGCGGCACCTGCCTGAACCGGGGGTGCGTCCCCACCAAAACGCTGCTCCATGCTTCGGAGGTCTACCGCAGCGCCGCAGACGGCGCCGCCATCGGCATCCACGCAGAGGGTCTGCGGGCGGACATCCCGGAGATCTTCGCCTATAAAGAGCGCATCTCCCGCCAGCTGTGCGGCGGGGTGGAGAGCCTTCTGAAGGGCGCAGGCGTGACGCTGCTGCGGGGCCGGGCCGTCATCACGGCGCCGGGAAGCGTCCGTGTCACCGGCGAGGACGGCGGCGACTATGAGGCCCGGCGCATCCTCATCGCCACCGGCTCCGTGCCGGTGCGGCCCCCCATTCCGGGGCTGGAGCTGGCCATGACCTCCGATGAACTGCTGGAGGGGACGGATCACCTGTACCGCTCCATCGTCATCATCGGCGGGGGCGTCATCGGCGTGGAGTTTGCCACGTTTTACAGCGATCTGGGGTGCAGCGTCACCCTGCTGGAGGGCATGGACCGGCTGCTGCCCAATATGGATCGGGAGCTGGGCCAGAATCTGGCGCTGATCCTGAAAAAGCAAGGGGTGCAAGTCTGTACCCGCTCCATGGTGGATCGTCTGGAGCAGACACCGGAGGGGATCGCCGTCCACTACACCGCCAAGGAGACCCCCGGCTGCGCCGTGGGGGAGGCGGTGCTGTGCGCCATCGGCCGCAGGGCCTTCCGGGATGGACTGTTTGCCCAGGGACTGACGCCGGAGACCAATGGCCACGGTCTGTGGGTGGATGAGCACTACCAAACCAGCATCCCCGGCGTATACGCCATCGGGGATGTGTCCTCCCCGGTGCAGCTGGCCCATGTGGCGGCAGCACAGGGGGCAGCCTGCGTGGAGCACATGGCGGGGCTGTCCGCCGGGGTGTGCATGGACGCCGTACCCAGCTGCATCTACTGCCGGCCGGAGATCGCCGCCGTGGGACTGACGGAGGCGGAGGCCAAGGAGCGGGGCATCCCCGTCAAGACCGGCAAGTGCGTCATGGGCGGCAACGCCCGGACCGTGATCGCAGACCCCGGCCGGTGCTTCATGAAGGTCACGGCCCACGCCGAGACCGGGGCTATTTTGGGGGCGCAGCTGATGTGTCCCAACGCCAGCGACATCATCGGGCAGCTGGGGCAGGCCATTGCCAACGGCATGACACCGGGGCAGCTGCTGGCCGCCATGCGGCCCCACCCCACCTATGAGGAGGCCCTCAGCGAGGCGCTGGAGAGTCTGGCGGGCAAGCTGTAG
- a CDS encoding lipoate--protein ligase translates to MIRQLLTYRDGCTDPHRNLATEAYLTETVPEDTCILYLWQNRHTVVIGRNQNAWRECRTTLLEQEGGVLARRLSGGGAVYHDMGNLNFTFSLPTADYDLRRQQEVLVAACRRLGIPAECSGRNDILTGGRKFSGNSFYHHGGRSFHNGTLLIDVDMEKLGRYLAPSQGKLESKGVASVRSRVVNLSQIQPGLTVSHMEEALWAAFSEVYGLPTRRLEPSQLDQAALERHYQCFHSYDWVYGQAMPCTFSCGERFPWGELTLELAVEGGVCRHAAVWTDAMDESFAQPLARGLEGCPFRVEDLCLRVEEAPACREVAADLCALLRRQDI, encoded by the coding sequence ATGATCCGACAGCTGCTGACCTATCGGGACGGCTGCACCGATCCCCACCGGAATCTGGCCACGGAGGCGTATCTGACGGAGACGGTGCCGGAGGATACCTGCATCCTGTATCTGTGGCAGAACCGCCACACGGTGGTCATCGGCCGGAACCAGAACGCATGGCGGGAGTGCCGCACCACGCTGCTGGAGCAGGAGGGCGGCGTGCTGGCCCGGCGGCTCTCCGGCGGCGGGGCGGTGTACCACGACATGGGCAATCTGAACTTCACCTTCTCCCTGCCTACGGCGGATTACGATCTGCGCCGTCAGCAGGAGGTGCTGGTGGCGGCCTGCCGCCGTCTGGGTATCCCGGCGGAGTGCTCCGGCCGCAACGACATTCTCACCGGCGGCCGGAAGTTCTCCGGCAACTCCTTCTATCACCACGGGGGGCGCTCCTTCCACAACGGGACGCTGCTCATCGACGTGGACATGGAGAAGCTGGGCCGGTATCTGGCCCCCTCTCAGGGGAAGCTGGAGAGCAAGGGCGTGGCGTCGGTGCGCTCCCGTGTGGTGAATCTCTCCCAGATACAGCCGGGGCTGACCGTCTCCCACATGGAGGAGGCGCTGTGGGCGGCCTTTTCTGAGGTATACGGCCTCCCCACCCGGCGGCTGGAGCCGTCCCAGCTGGATCAGGCCGCTCTGGAGCGGCACTATCAGTGTTTTCACAGCTATGACTGGGTCTACGGGCAGGCGATGCCCTGCACCTTCTCCTGCGGGGAGCGGTTTCCGTGGGGGGAGTTGACGCTGGAGCTGGCGGTGGAGGGCGGCGTGTGCCGCCACGCCGCCGTGTGGACCGACGCCATGGACGAGAGTTTCGCCCAGCCCCTTGCCAGAGGGTTGGAGGGCTGCCCCTTCCGGGTGGAGGACCTCTGCCTCCGGGTGGAGGAGGCCCCCGCCTGCCGGGAGGTGGCGGCGGACCTGTGCGCCCTGCTGCGGCGGCAGGATATCTGA
- a CDS encoding IS3 family transposase translates to MLKEKGTTQSMSRKATCLDHAVAEHFFGLLKTELFYLEKLDSIDQLEKVIVAYIGYYNSHRIK, encoded by the coding sequence ATGCTGAAAGAAAAAGGCACTACACAAAGTATGTCTCGTAAAGCGACCTGCTTGGATCATGCTGTCGCCGAACATTTCTTTGGGCTGCTTAAAACGGAATTGTTCTATTTAGAAAAGCTCGATTCCATTGACCAACTCGAAAAGGTCATTGTTGCGTATATCGGTTACTACAATAGCCACAGAATCAAATGA
- the gcvPB gene encoding aminomethyl-transferring glycine dehydrogenase subunit GcvPB, whose product MKLIFEKSVPGRRCSILPRCDVEEVQLPQELRRQEAPALPELSEVDLSRHYTELCQHVHGVNCGFYPLGSCTMKYNPRIDEEMAALPGFAGVHPLAPEHAVAGCREVLDTASRYLCQITGMDGMTFQPAAGAHGEFTGVLLIKQYHDARGDHQRTKIIVPDSAHGTNPATAAMCGYQVVNIPSAADGCVDLEALKAVLGDDVAGLMLTNPNTVGIFDENILEITRLVHEAGGLCYYDGANLNAVMGIVRPGDMGFDCIHMNLHKTFATPHGGGGPGAGAVGCKAFLEPYLPQSAILSEGEHLQVRAFNGNFLVVVKALAYLLTLGREGIPEAAENAVLNANYLMRRIQGTFQPAFDRICMHEFVLGLEEFKKETGVSALDVAKSLIDRGIHPPTMYFPLIVHEALMLEPTETESRETLDQAAEVFRQLYQLAHTDPETMRTAPHNAQIGRPDEVQAARNPILRWQA is encoded by the coding sequence ATGAAGCTGATCTTTGAAAAGAGCGTTCCCGGCCGCCGGTGCAGCATCCTGCCCCGGTGCGACGTGGAGGAGGTGCAGCTGCCGCAGGAGCTGCGGCGACAGGAGGCCCCGGCCCTGCCGGAGCTCAGCGAGGTGGATCTGAGCCGCCACTACACGGAGCTGTGCCAGCACGTCCACGGCGTCAACTGCGGCTTTTATCCGCTGGGCTCCTGCACCATGAAGTATAACCCCCGCATCGACGAGGAGATGGCGGCCCTGCCGGGCTTTGCCGGGGTGCATCCCCTGGCCCCGGAGCACGCCGTGGCCGGATGCCGGGAGGTGCTGGACACCGCCAGCCGCTATCTCTGCCAGATCACCGGCATGGACGGCATGACCTTCCAGCCCGCCGCCGGTGCTCACGGCGAGTTCACCGGCGTGCTGCTGATCAAGCAGTACCACGATGCACGGGGCGATCATCAGCGCACCAAGATCATCGTTCCCGACAGCGCCCACGGCACCAACCCCGCCACCGCCGCCATGTGCGGCTATCAGGTGGTGAATATTCCCTCCGCCGCCGACGGCTGCGTGGATCTGGAGGCTCTGAAGGCGGTGCTGGGAGACGATGTGGCGGGGCTGATGCTGACCAATCCCAACACCGTGGGCATTTTCGACGAGAACATTCTGGAGATCACCCGGCTGGTCCACGAGGCCGGAGGGCTGTGCTACTACGACGGGGCCAACCTCAACGCCGTTATGGGCATCGTGCGCCCCGGCGACATGGGCTTTGACTGCATCCACATGAACCTGCACAAGACCTTTGCCACCCCCCACGGCGGCGGCGGACCCGGTGCAGGCGCCGTGGGCTGCAAGGCGTTTCTGGAGCCGTATCTGCCCCAGTCCGCCATTCTGTCGGAGGGGGAGCACCTGCAGGTGCGGGCCTTCAACGGCAACTTCCTGGTGGTGGTGAAGGCGCTGGCCTACCTGCTGACGCTGGGCCGGGAGGGCATCCCGGAGGCGGCGGAGAACGCCGTTCTCAACGCCAACTATCTCATGCGGCGCATTCAGGGCACCTTCCAGCCCGCCTTTGACCGCATCTGTATGCACGAGTTCGTGCTGGGGCTGGAGGAGTTCAAGAAGGAGACCGGCGTCTCGGCGCTGGATGTGGCCAAGAGTCTCATCGACCGGGGCATCCATCCCCCCACCATGTACTTCCCTCTCATCGTTCATGAGGCACTGATGCTGGAGCCCACGGAGACGGAGAGCCGGGAGACGCTGGATCAGGCGGCGGAGGTGTTCCGCCAGCTGTACCAGCTGGCCCACACTGACCCGGAGACCATGCGTACCGCCCCCCACAATGCCCAGATCGGACGGCCCGACGAGGTGCAGGCGGCCCGCAATCCCATTCTGCGGTGGCAGGCATGA
- the gcvH gene encoding glycine cleavage system protein GcvH, which translates to MNYPTHLQYSKSHEWIHTEDGVAVIGISDFAQHALGDVVFVNLPGEGDEVTAGEAFGDVESVKAVSDLVSPVSGTVCAVNEELLDAPELLNSQCYDAWIIKVEGVTATEELLDADGYEAFCQQEG; encoded by the coding sequence ATGAACTATCCCACCCATTTGCAGTATTCCAAGTCCCACGAGTGGATCCACACCGAGGACGGTGTGGCTGTGATCGGCATCTCTGACTTTGCCCAGCACGCTCTGGGCGACGTGGTGTTTGTGAACCTGCCCGGCGAGGGCGATGAGGTCACCGCCGGTGAGGCCTTTGGCGACGTGGAGTCCGTGAAGGCCGTCAGCGATCTGGTAAGCCCTGTGTCCGGCACGGTGTGCGCCGTCAATGAGGAGCTGCTGGACGCTCCGGAGCTGCTGAACAGCCAGTGCTACGACGCATGGATCATCAAGGTGGAGGGCGTTACCGCCACGGAGGAGCTGCTGGACGCCGACGGCTACGAGGCCTTCTGCCAGCAGGAGGGCTGA
- the gdhA gene encoding NADP-specific glutamate dehydrogenase, whose translation MLKSIYLQQVYSDLAARDPEQKEFHQAVREVLESLDLMIDSHPEYREAALLERFVEPERVVAFRVPWMDDTGRIRVNRGYRVQFNSAIGPYKGGLRFHPSVNLSILKFLGFEQILKNSLTGLPMGGGKGGSDFDPKGKSDREVMRFCQSFMTELQRHIGQFVDVPAGDIGVGGREIGYLFGQYKRIRDSFDGGVLTGKGLSFGGSLTRNEATGYGLCYLTEEMLHCMKQESLQGKRVAISGSGNVAIFACQKAQELGAKVITMSDSNGCIYDPEGIRLDVVKDIKLRRRGRIREYAQLVPGSEFRSDFRDLWSVPCDVALPCATQNEIDAETARRIVRGGAMALAEGANMPSTPAAIEVLREGGVLFAPAKAANAGGVAVSGLEMCQNSMRLAWTFDEVDQRLHQIMLDIFHNIYDASVEYGVPGNLLDGANIAGFRKVADAMLAQGVC comes from the coding sequence ATGTTGAAAAGCATTTATTTGCAGCAGGTTTACAGTGACCTGGCAGCACGGGATCCCGAACAGAAGGAGTTCCATCAGGCCGTGCGGGAGGTGCTGGAGAGCCTGGACCTGATGATCGACAGCCACCCGGAGTACCGGGAGGCCGCCCTGCTGGAGCGGTTCGTGGAGCCGGAGCGTGTGGTGGCCTTCCGTGTCCCGTGGATGGATGATACCGGCCGCATCCGAGTGAACCGGGGCTACCGGGTGCAGTTCAACTCCGCCATCGGCCCCTACAAGGGGGGCCTGCGGTTCCATCCGTCGGTGAACCTGTCCATCCTGAAATTTCTGGGCTTCGAGCAGATCTTGAAGAACAGCCTCACCGGCCTTCCTATGGGCGGCGGCAAGGGCGGTTCCGATTTTGACCCCAAGGGCAAGAGCGACCGGGAGGTCATGCGCTTCTGCCAGAGCTTCATGACGGAGCTTCAGCGGCACATCGGCCAGTTCGTGGACGTCCCCGCCGGGGACATCGGCGTGGGTGGCCGGGAGATCGGCTACCTGTTCGGCCAGTATAAGCGCATCCGTGACAGCTTCGACGGCGGCGTCCTTACCGGCAAGGGCCTGTCCTTCGGCGGCTCCCTGACCCGCAACGAGGCCACCGGCTACGGCCTGTGCTACCTGACGGAGGAGATGCTGCACTGCATGAAGCAGGAGAGCCTGCAGGGCAAGCGAGTGGCCATTTCCGGCAGCGGCAACGTGGCCATCTTTGCCTGCCAGAAGGCGCAGGAGCTGGGGGCCAAGGTCATCACCATGAGTGACTCCAACGGCTGCATCTACGACCCGGAGGGCATCCGGCTGGACGTGGTGAAGGACATCAAGCTCCGCCGCCGTGGCCGCATCCGGGAGTATGCCCAGCTGGTCCCCGGCAGCGAGTTCCGCAGCGACTTCCGGGATCTGTGGTCCGTCCCCTGCGACGTGGCCCTGCCCTGTGCCACCCAGAATGAGATCGACGCCGAGACGGCCCGGCGCATCGTCCGCGGCGGTGCCATGGCACTGGCGGAGGGGGCCAATATGCCCAGCACCCCTGCCGCCATCGAGGTGCTGCGGGAGGGTGGCGTCCTGTTCGCCCCCGCCAAGGCCGCCAACGCCGGCGGCGTGGCTGTCAGCGGTCTGGAGATGTGCCAGAACAGTATGCGCCTGGCATGGACCTTCGACGAGGTAGACCAGCGCCTGCATCAGATCATGCTGGACATCTTCCACAACATCTACGACGCCTCCGTGGAATACGGCGTCCCCGGCAACCTGTTGGACGGTGCCAATATCGCCGGCTTCCGCAAGGTGGCGGACGCCATGCTGGCGCAGGGTGTCTGTTAA
- a CDS encoding PhzF family phenazine biosynthesis protein — translation MKFQIVDAFTRQTFGGNPAGVVLLPEGADFPADETMRKTAAELRYSETAFIRPLGGNRFHIRYFTPAAEVELCGHATIGSFHALQEMGLVAEGGTYIDETLSGTLEVVVGKDAILMDMAKPQTFQRLETPEELEELYHIMGLSADGQGAVTGKPELTLLPQKVSTGLTDIMMPVADEAELEKIAPDFPALTEHSRRYNVVGVHAFTVNTTDGMIHARNFAPLYDIDEEAATGTSNGALVYYLYRHGLVELDKVYTVVQGEKMGRPSMISAQVILKDSQPFVKVGGPAVTLVRGEIEL, via the coding sequence ATGAAATTCCAGATCGTAGATGCATTTACCCGGCAGACCTTCGGCGGCAACCCCGCAGGTGTCGTTCTGCTGCCGGAGGGGGCGGACTTCCCCGCAGATGAGACTATGCGGAAAACGGCGGCGGAGCTGCGCTACTCCGAGACGGCCTTCATCAGGCCCCTGGGCGGGAACCGCTTCCATATCCGCTACTTCACCCCCGCTGCGGAGGTGGAGCTGTGCGGCCACGCCACCATCGGCAGCTTCCACGCTCTGCAGGAGATGGGACTGGTAGCCGAGGGCGGCACCTACATCGATGAGACGCTCTCCGGTACGCTGGAGGTGGTGGTGGGCAAGGACGCCATCCTCATGGACATGGCCAAGCCCCAGACCTTCCAGCGGCTGGAGACGCCGGAGGAGCTGGAGGAGCTGTACCACATCATGGGGCTCTCCGCCGACGGACAGGGCGCCGTGACCGGGAAGCCGGAGCTGACGCTTCTGCCCCAGAAGGTGTCCACCGGTTTGACGGACATCATGATGCCCGTGGCCGATGAGGCGGAACTGGAGAAGATCGCACCGGACTTCCCGGCTCTGACGGAGCACTCCCGCAGGTATAACGTGGTGGGGGTCCACGCCTTCACCGTCAACACCACCGACGGCATGATCCATGCCCGGAACTTCGCTCCCCTGTATGACATCGATGAGGAGGCCGCCACCGGCACCTCCAACGGGGCGCTGGTCTACTATCTGTACCGGCACGGGCTGGTGGAGCTGGACAAGGTGTACACTGTGGTGCAGGGCGAGAAGATGGGGCGGCCTTCCATGATCTCCGCTCAGGTCATCCTGAAGGACAGCCAGCCCTTCGTCAAGGTGGGCGGCCCGGCCGTGACGTTGGTTCGGGGGGAGATTGAGCTGTAA
- a CDS encoding LptM family lipoprotein yields the protein MKKVISLMLALVLALSLTACGGKAGPEGVVGQFCKGLQELDEKAIAQCFENGDDLELSDLEDVDSDDAVAQKIMDFMKSCAGQLKYQVGEATVDGDTATVPVEFTYVNAGSLMTEILTEYISEAWSLALSGADDEKLAAAFEEVFDEKTTGADFPTMTATLTIPCVQTSDGWKISSSADNSEELSDQLLDILTSNIYGALEDFGAGLLG from the coding sequence ATGAAAAAAGTGATTTCCCTGATGCTGGCGCTGGTGCTGGCGCTGAGCCTTACCGCCTGCGGCGGCAAGGCCGGCCCGGAGGGCGTAGTGGGCCAGTTCTGCAAGGGATTGCAGGAGCTGGACGAGAAGGCCATTGCCCAGTGCTTTGAAAACGGTGACGATCTGGAGCTGTCGGATCTGGAGGACGTGGACAGCGACGATGCCGTGGCCCAGAAGATCATGGACTTCATGAAGTCCTGCGCCGGGCAGCTGAAGTATCAGGTGGGCGAGGCCACCGTGGACGGCGATACCGCCACGGTACCGGTGGAGTTCACCTATGTCAATGCAGGGAGCCTGATGACGGAGATCCTGACGGAGTACATCTCTGAGGCGTGGTCTCTGGCTCTGAGCGGTGCCGACGATGAGAAGCTGGCTGCCGCCTTCGAGGAGGTCTTTGATGAAAAGACCACGGGGGCCGACTTCCCCACCATGACGGCGACGCTGACCATCCCCTGTGTCCAGACGTCGGACGGCTGGAAGATCTCCTCCAGTGCCGACAACAGCGAGGAGCTGTCGGATCAGCTGCTGGATATCCTCACCAGCAACATCTATGGGGCGCTGGAGGACTTCGGCGCCGGTCTGCTGGGGTAA
- the gcvPA gene encoding aminomethyl-transferring glycine dehydrogenase subunit GcvPA codes for MGSYVPSTPAQRQEMLEAIGLHDFRQLYRDVPEEMLLRDGLDLPEGMSELEVSRTMTAMAARNTAYSAILRGAGAYDHYIPSLVKYVPAKEEFLTAYTPYQAEMSQGILQSIFEYQTMICQLTGMDVSNASVYDGATAAAEAAAMCRDRKRRVTLISAAAHPDTINTVRTYCYGTGDELRVVPVKDGRTDPEALRQMLAGGDVSGVYIQQPNFFGQLEEAEALGEIIHQGGALYILGVNPIAAAILKTPRDCGADVAVGEGQPLGMPLGWGGPYLGFMATVQKHMRKLPGRIVGQTVDSRGQRCFVLSLQAREQHIRREKASSNICSNEALCALTASVYMAAMGPEGMAEAARQCLSKAHYLAKALCAIPGVSLRYPGEYFHEFVTELPRVPEVLEALEQHGILGGLPVEGGILWCATEKVSRAVLDETAAVVKEVLSK; via the coding sequence ATGGGAAGCTATGTTCCCTCCACGCCCGCCCAGCGGCAGGAGATGCTGGAGGCCATCGGCCTTCACGACTTCCGCCAGCTGTACCGGGACGTGCCGGAGGAGATGCTGCTGCGGGACGGGCTGGACCTGCCGGAGGGCATGAGCGAGCTGGAGGTCAGCCGCACCATGACCGCCATGGCCGCCCGGAACACCGCCTACTCTGCTATTCTCCGGGGCGCCGGAGCCTATGACCACTACATTCCCTCACTGGTGAAGTATGTCCCCGCCAAGGAGGAGTTCCTCACCGCCTACACCCCCTATCAGGCGGAGATGAGTCAGGGCATTTTGCAGTCCATCTTTGAGTATCAGACCATGATCTGCCAGCTGACGGGCATGGACGTGTCCAATGCCTCCGTCTATGACGGCGCCACTGCCGCCGCTGAGGCCGCCGCCATGTGCCGGGACCGCAAGCGCCGGGTAACGCTGATCTCCGCTGCAGCCCACCCGGACACCATCAACACCGTCCGCACCTACTGCTACGGCACCGGCGACGAGCTGCGTGTCGTCCCCGTGAAGGACGGCCGCACGGACCCGGAAGCCCTGCGTCAGATGTTGGCCGGGGGCGACGTCTCCGGCGTGTACATCCAGCAGCCCAACTTCTTCGGTCAGCTGGAGGAGGCTGAGGCGCTGGGTGAGATCATCCATCAGGGGGGCGCTCTGTATATTCTGGGGGTGAACCCCATTGCCGCCGCCATCCTCAAGACCCCCAGAGACTGCGGCGCTGATGTGGCCGTAGGTGAGGGGCAGCCTCTGGGGATGCCCCTTGGCTGGGGCGGCCCGTATCTGGGCTTTATGGCCACGGTGCAAAAGCATATGCGTAAGCTCCCCGGCCGCATCGTGGGCCAGACAGTGGACAGCCGTGGCCAGCGCTGCTTCGTTCTGTCTCTGCAGGCCCGTGAGCAGCACATCCGCCGGGAGAAGGCCAGCAGCAACATCTGCTCCAACGAGGCCCTGTGCGCCCTGACGGCCAGCGTCTATATGGCAGCCATGGGGCCGGAGGGCATGGCGGAGGCCGCACGGCAGTGCCTGTCCAAGGCCCACTATCTGGCAAAGGCCCTGTGCGCCATCCCCGGCGTGTCCCTGCGGTATCCGGGGGAATATTTCCACGAGTTCGTCACGGAGCTTCCCCGGGTGCCGGAGGTTCTGGAGGCGCTGGAGCAGCACGGTATTCTGGGCGGCCTGCCGGTAGAGGGCGGCATCCTGTGGTGCGCCACGGAGAAGGTCTCCCGTGCCGTGCTGGATGAGACCGCCGCCGTGGTGAAGGAGGTGCTGAGCAAATGA